The proteins below come from a single Ictidomys tridecemlineatus isolate mIctTri1 chromosome 8, mIctTri1.hap1, whole genome shotgun sequence genomic window:
- the Trim38 gene encoding E3 ubiquitin-protein ligase TRIM38 isoform X1, with amino-acid sequence MAFASFTKKMKEIATCPICMNLMTRPVTISCGHSYCSTCLPWSYNTQNLLGWQKSFHCPLCQVSLPVTNYGSNKVLENLLEVIGEMDLEQLCGEHGEQLHLFCENEGQLICWRCERAPAHAGHNTTPVEDACQVYKEQLQIVISKLNHLHEACTNQKAFVARQITEWKEKIKARKQKIKSDFTSLQVFLGLEEQCHLWRLEEEEEDLLSRLRDSEARLRHESDELQSHILELEAKCQSSSQKLLQDVKDIVGRNWGKRLETLEDFPMEIHTTCNVSELYLDVKKMLRRYQVSVTLDPDTAHPNLTLSEDGRQVTLGGCQKDLDFSPRRFSAYPCVLGFGGFSSGRHYFEVDVGEGTAWDLGVCLDGVQRGADMKQEPECGFWTIRLHKGEDYLALTSPPTPLPLCEKPLVVGVFLDWETGFVSFYNMTTGSHIFTFQNASFFTTLQPFFRVYQHSPLFLPPLEQ; translated from the exons ATGGCCTTTGCCTCATTCACaaagaagatgaaagaaataGCCACCTGCCCCATCTGCATGAACCTGATGACCCGTCCTGTGACCATCAGCTGTGGGCACAGCTACTGCAGCACGTGCCTCCCGTGGTCCTACAACACCCAGAACCTATTAGGATGGCAGAAGTCCTTCCACTGCCCTCTGTGTCAGGTCTCACTTCCTGTGACGAATTACGGGTCCAACAAGGTTCTGGAAAACCTCCTTGAGGTCATTGGGGAGATGGACCTTGAGCAGCTGTGTGGGGAGCATGGCGAGCAGCTGCACCTCTTCTGTGAGAACGAGGGCCAGCTCATCTGCTGGCGCTGTGAGCGGGCCCCAGCGCATGCAGGGCACAACACGACTCCTGTGGAAGACGCATGCCAGGTCTACAAG GAACAACTCCAGATTGTTATATCAAAATTGAATCACCTCCATGAGGCGTGTACAAATCAGAAGGCATTCGTGGCAAGGCAGATAACCGAATGGAAG GAGAAGATTAAGGCTCGGAAACAGAAAATCAAGTCTGACTTTACGAGTCTCCAGGTTTTTCTGGGTTTGGAGGAGCAGTGTCATctctggaggctggaggaggaagaggaggacttGCTGAGCAGGCTGAGGGACAGTGAGGCCCGGCTGAGGCACGAGAGCGATGAACTCCAGAGCCACATCCTGGAGCTGGAGGCAAAGTGTCAGAGCTCGTCGCAGAAGTTGCTGCAG GATGTGAAAGACATCGTGGGCAG GAACTGGGGGAAGAGGCTGGAAACCCTGGAGGACTTTCCCATGGAGATTCACACCACGTGCAACGTTTCTGAGCTTTACTTGGATGTGAAGAAAATGCTGAGACGCTACCAAG TCAGCGTGACTCTGGATCCGGATACAGCTCATCCCAACCTGACTCTGTCAGAGGACGGGAGACAAGTGACTCTCGGAGGCTGCCAGAAGGATCTTGACTTTTCTCCCAGGAGATTCAGTGCCTACCCCTGTGTCCTGGGCTTCGGGGGCTTCTCCTCGGGGAGACACTACTTTGAAGTGGACGTTGGAGAAGGGACCGCTTGGGATTTGGGAGTCTGTTTGGATGGTGTGCAGAGGGGCGCTGACATGAAGCAGGAGCCGGAGTGTGGCTTCTGGACCATCAGGCTGCACAAAGGGGAAGACTACCTAGCTCTGACCAGTCCCcccactcctcttcctctctgtgaGAAGCCCCTGGTTGTGGGAGTTTTTCTGGACTGGGAGACGGGgtttgtgtccttctacaacatGACCACTGGCTCCCATATCTTCACTTTCCAAAATGCCTCCTTCTTCACGACTCTCCAGCCCTTCTTCCGTGTTTATCAGCACTCTCCTCTGTTCCTGCCTCCCCTGGAGCAGTAA
- the Trim38 gene encoding E3 ubiquitin-protein ligase TRIM38 isoform X2, whose translation MAFASFTKKMKEIATCPICMNLMTRPVTISCGHSYCSTCLPWSYNTQNLLGWQKSFHCPLCQVSLPVTNYGSNKVLENLLEVIGEMDLEQLCGEHGEQLHLFCENEGQLICWRCERAPAHAGHNTTPVEDACQVYKEQLQIVISKLNHLHEACTNQKAFVARQITEWKVFLGLEEQCHLWRLEEEEEDLLSRLRDSEARLRHESDELQSHILELEAKCQSSSQKLLQDVKDIVGRNWGKRLETLEDFPMEIHTTCNVSELYLDVKKMLRRYQVSVTLDPDTAHPNLTLSEDGRQVTLGGCQKDLDFSPRRFSAYPCVLGFGGFSSGRHYFEVDVGEGTAWDLGVCLDGVQRGADMKQEPECGFWTIRLHKGEDYLALTSPPTPLPLCEKPLVVGVFLDWETGFVSFYNMTTGSHIFTFQNASFFTTLQPFFRVYQHSPLFLPPLEQ comes from the exons ATGGCCTTTGCCTCATTCACaaagaagatgaaagaaataGCCACCTGCCCCATCTGCATGAACCTGATGACCCGTCCTGTGACCATCAGCTGTGGGCACAGCTACTGCAGCACGTGCCTCCCGTGGTCCTACAACACCCAGAACCTATTAGGATGGCAGAAGTCCTTCCACTGCCCTCTGTGTCAGGTCTCACTTCCTGTGACGAATTACGGGTCCAACAAGGTTCTGGAAAACCTCCTTGAGGTCATTGGGGAGATGGACCTTGAGCAGCTGTGTGGGGAGCATGGCGAGCAGCTGCACCTCTTCTGTGAGAACGAGGGCCAGCTCATCTGCTGGCGCTGTGAGCGGGCCCCAGCGCATGCAGGGCACAACACGACTCCTGTGGAAGACGCATGCCAGGTCTACAAG GAACAACTCCAGATTGTTATATCAAAATTGAATCACCTCCATGAGGCGTGTACAAATCAGAAGGCATTCGTGGCAAGGCAGATAACCGAATGGAAG GTTTTTCTGGGTTTGGAGGAGCAGTGTCATctctggaggctggaggaggaagaggaggacttGCTGAGCAGGCTGAGGGACAGTGAGGCCCGGCTGAGGCACGAGAGCGATGAACTCCAGAGCCACATCCTGGAGCTGGAGGCAAAGTGTCAGAGCTCGTCGCAGAAGTTGCTGCAG GATGTGAAAGACATCGTGGGCAG GAACTGGGGGAAGAGGCTGGAAACCCTGGAGGACTTTCCCATGGAGATTCACACCACGTGCAACGTTTCTGAGCTTTACTTGGATGTGAAGAAAATGCTGAGACGCTACCAAG TCAGCGTGACTCTGGATCCGGATACAGCTCATCCCAACCTGACTCTGTCAGAGGACGGGAGACAAGTGACTCTCGGAGGCTGCCAGAAGGATCTTGACTTTTCTCCCAGGAGATTCAGTGCCTACCCCTGTGTCCTGGGCTTCGGGGGCTTCTCCTCGGGGAGACACTACTTTGAAGTGGACGTTGGAGAAGGGACCGCTTGGGATTTGGGAGTCTGTTTGGATGGTGTGCAGAGGGGCGCTGACATGAAGCAGGAGCCGGAGTGTGGCTTCTGGACCATCAGGCTGCACAAAGGGGAAGACTACCTAGCTCTGACCAGTCCCcccactcctcttcctctctgtgaGAAGCCCCTGGTTGTGGGAGTTTTTCTGGACTGGGAGACGGGgtttgtgtccttctacaacatGACCACTGGCTCCCATATCTTCACTTTCCAAAATGCCTCCTTCTTCACGACTCTCCAGCCCTTCTTCCGTGTTTATCAGCACTCTCCTCTGTTCCTGCCTCCCCTGGAGCAGTAA